One Theropithecus gelada isolate Dixy chromosome 20, Tgel_1.0, whole genome shotgun sequence DNA segment encodes these proteins:
- the UBALD1 gene encoding UBA-like domain-containing protein 1 isoform X3 → MCICVYARTAPRRRPGTEEVADQRARWRACERAAPVTALSAFFQETNIPYSHHHHQMMCTPANTPATPPNFPDALTMFSRLKASESFHSGGSGSPMAATATSPPPHFPHAATSSFVASSWPTAASPPGGPQHHQPQPPLWTPAPPSPASDWPPLAPQQATSEPRAHPAMEAER, encoded by the exons ATGTGCATTTGTGTTTACGCACGCACCGCGCCACGGCGTCGGCCGGGCACCGAGGAGGTGGCGGACCAGCGGGCACGTTGGCGCGCGTGTGAACGCGCAGCCCCCGTG ACAGCCCTCAGCGCCTTTTTCCAGGAGACCAACATCCCCtacagccaccaccaccaccagatg ATGTGCACCCCCGCCAATACCCCCGCTACACCCCCCAACTTCCCCGACGCTCTCACCATGTTCTCCCGTCTCAAGGCCTCCGAGAGCTTCCACAGCGGTGGCAGCGGCAGCCCGATGGCTGCAACAGCCACGTCACCCCCGCCACACTTCCCCCATGCCGCCACCAGCAGCTTTGTGGCCTCCAGCTGGCCCACGGCGGCCTCGCCCCCGGGGGGCCCACAGCACCACCAGCCACAGCCGCCCCTGTGGACTCCAGCACCCCCTTCTCCGGCTTCAGACTGGCCACCCCTGGCCCCGCAACAGGCCACCTCAGAACCCAGGGCCCACCCTGCCATGGAGGCAGAGAGATAA
- the UBALD1 gene encoding UBA-like domain-containing protein 1 isoform X2 — MSVNMDELKHQVMINQFVLTAGCAADQAKQLLQAAHWQFETALSAFFQETNIPYSHHHHQMMCTPANTPATPPNFPDALTMFSRLKASESFHSGGSGSPMAATATSPPPHFPHAATSSFVASSWPTAASPPGGPQHHQPQPPLWTPAPPSPASDWPPLAPQQATSEPRAHPAMEAER; from the exons ATGTCCGTGAACATGGACGAGCTTAAGCACCAGGTCATGATCAACCAGTTCGTGCTGACGGCGGGCTGCGCGGCCGACCAGGCGAAGCAGCTGCTGCAGGCGGCCCACTGGCAGTTCGAG ACAGCCCTCAGCGCCTTTTTCCAGGAGACCAACATCCCCtacagccaccaccaccaccagatg ATGTGCACCCCCGCCAATACCCCCGCTACACCCCCCAACTTCCCCGACGCTCTCACCATGTTCTCCCGTCTCAAGGCCTCCGAGAGCTTCCACAGCGGTGGCAGCGGCAGCCCGATGGCTGCAACAGCCACGTCACCCCCGCCACACTTCCCCCATGCCGCCACCAGCAGCTTTGTGGCCTCCAGCTGGCCCACGGCGGCCTCGCCCCCGGGGGGCCCACAGCACCACCAGCCACAGCCGCCCCTGTGGACTCCAGCACCCCCTTCTCCGGCTTCAGACTGGCCACCCCTGGCCCCGCAACAGGCCACCTCAGAACCCAGGGCCCACCCTGCCATGGAGGCAGAGAGATAA
- the UBALD1 gene encoding UBA-like domain-containing protein 1 isoform X4 — protein MSVNMDELKHQVMINQFVLTAGCAADQAKQLLQAAHWQFETALSAFFQETNIPYSHHHHQMASESFHSGGSGSPMAATATSPPPHFPHAATSSFVASSWPTAASPPGGPQHHQPQPPLWTPAPPSPASDWPPLAPQQATSEPRAHPAMEAER, from the exons ATGTCCGTGAACATGGACGAGCTTAAGCACCAGGTCATGATCAACCAGTTCGTGCTGACGGCGGGCTGCGCGGCCGACCAGGCGAAGCAGCTGCTGCAGGCGGCCCACTGGCAGTTCGAG ACAGCCCTCAGCGCCTTTTTCCAGGAGACCAACATCCCCtacagccaccaccaccaccagatg GCCTCCGAGAGCTTCCACAGCGGTGGCAGCGGCAGCCCGATGGCTGCAACAGCCACGTCACCCCCGCCACACTTCCCCCATGCCGCCACCAGCAGCTTTGTGGCCTCCAGCTGGCCCACGGCGGCCTCGCCCCCGGGGGGCCCACAGCACCACCAGCCACAGCCGCCCCTGTGGACTCCAGCACCCCCTTCTCCGGCTTCAGACTGGCCACCCCTGGCCCCGCAACAGGCCACCTCAGAACCCAGGGCCCACCCTGCCATGGAGGCAGAGAGATAA
- the UBALD1 gene encoding UBA-like domain-containing protein 1 isoform X1, protein MPRRRRSEARRDSPQRLFPGDQHPLQPPPPPDDVHPRQYPRYTPQLPRRSHHVLPSQGLRELPQRWQRQPDGCNSHVTPATLPPCRHQQLCGLQLAHGGLAPGGPTAPPATAAPVDSSTPFSGFRLATPGPATGHLRTQGPPCHGGREIREAPPPSRRPGPRGAGERTSPRAPVTPFLSAPLVPRSPGGESADSSQAGTCLVPEHAAAHTQGHGPSGPGTWSGSERPGCLADRTSETTQPSFEDEPAPPSPGVPWRTTLAETLLIPGLELLGGRQASTPTLGNAEPLRMCARGHICVFLRMSLFRSNLVPGAAGLCMLE, encoded by the exons ATGCCGCGGCGCCGGCGGAGCGAGGCGAGGCGCG ACAGCCCTCAGCGCCTTTTTCCAGGAGACCAACATCCCCtacagccaccaccaccaccagatg ATGTGCACCCCCGCCAATACCCCCGCTACACCCCCCAACTTCCCCGACGCTCTCACCATGTTCTCCCGTCTCAAGGCCTCCGAGAGCTTCCACAGCGGTGGCAGCGGCAGCCCGATGGCTGCAACAGCCACGTCACCCCCGCCACACTTCCCCCATGCCGCCACCAGCAGCTTTGTGGCCTCCAGCTGGCCCACGGCGGCCTCGCCCCCGGGGGGCCCACAGCACCACCAGCCACAGCCGCCCCTGTGGACTCCAGCACCCCCTTCTCCGGCTTCAGACTGGCCACCCCTGGCCCCGCAACAGGCCACCTCAGAACCCAGGGCCCACCCTGCCATGGAGGCAGAGAGATAAGGGAGGCCCCTCCCCCCTCCCGGAGGCCAGGACCCCGTGGGGCGGGGGAGAGGACGTCTCCGCGGGCCCCCGTCACCCCTTTTCTGTCTGCACCCCTTGTTCCCCGGAGCCCTGGAGGGGAGAGCGCGGACTCTAGCCAGGCAGGGACGTGTCTGGTGCCAGAACACGCAGCTGCCCACACGCAAGGTCATGGCCCCAGCGGCCCCGGCACATGGAGTGGTTCAGAGCGGCCTGGGTGCCTGGCGGACAGAACTTCAGAGACCACGCAGCCTTCCTTCGAAGATGAACCTGCCCCGCCCAGCCCAGGGGTGCCGTGGAGGACCACCCTGGCGGAGACATTGCTCATCCCTGGCTTGGAGCTCCTTGGGGGCCGGCAGGCCTCGACCCCCACCCTAGGGAATGCAGAGCCTCTCCGCATGTGTGCGCGTGGCCATATCTGTGTATTTCTACGTATGTCGCTCTTCAGAAGCAACCTAGTTCCTGGGGCAGCTGGACTTTGCATGTTAGAGTGA